Sequence from the Candidatus Bathyarchaeota archaeon genome:
GCTGGCCTCAGAGGCTAGAGCCCTTGTGAACCTTAACCTTCCTGAAGAGGATAAGCTTATGAGGCTGGAAGACCACTACGTTCAGGCTAGGTATCCCAACGCTAGGGTCAGCTCCTATACGCTGAGGGAGGCTGAGGAGGCCTATAGAACCGCGGAGGTTGTTTTCAATGAGTGTAGCCGTGCTTTTAGAGAGGCTGAAGTCTAGGGGAGAGGCTTTATTTAGGGAGGTTTTAGATGAGGCCTCTGAGCGGGAGGTCACCCTTTTATTGTTCGGCTCGAGGGCTAGAGGCGATTATAACATATTGAGCGACTACGACCTACTGGCTATCCACAGGGGCACCCCCTTGGAGGGTAGGGGATTGATCGTGAACGTGTTCAACGTCGATGTTCGGGAACTCGACGAAGAGGTCTATCGATCTCCTCTCGTCTTCTCAGCCGTGATGACCGGGCATGTCATACTGGACAATCTGAACATTAAGTGGCGCTTATCTGAGCTTAGAAGGAGGCTCACTAGAGATGGGGGACGAGTAGAGAGAGATAAAATAATTTTACCGAAGAGAGTAGTCGGTTCATGACAGCACTACTAAGAGAATTCTCTGACTTCGGAGGGGGGAGACGAGTAATATTAAACAGAGAAGCTTACCTGCGAATATTTTCATTCATACCAATCTTTTAAATTCATCAAATCTCATTCCAACCTCCTTTTCAGCTCTTGGTAGCATTTGCTTCCAAAGATAATTTAACGCATTCCTACGTCTTTGAAGCTCTTTGATAGAGAACTCTCTGATAAGAATTATTTCTTTTAATTTTTCATTAAAATTCTGTGGTAACCATTTTAACCTTTGTGCCAAGTACATTAACCACTTTTCACTAGGAAGAAGTTGATTATTTAATCCAAAAAGAGCTTTCATCAGATATTCTAAAGCAAGATTGATAGAGCGATGCGCACTCAGGACATCGTTTCTGTAAATCCAAGATTCTGAACAGTAGTTACAATACCACTCAGATTGGGTCATACCTTCTATTATCATCCATCTTCTCTCTTCTTCCTTAAGACGAACTTTCATATCGATCAAAGCTTTGATTTTACCCTGTGGATCATAAAAGACCTTTGCCTTGGAGAAAGCCCACCTTTCCACAATGTCCCATTCAGATTTCAGCTTATCCTCGTAGTTTGTAATCTCATAGTCGATCTTAAATCCTTTGAACTCGATTTCATCTTCGCGCCTCATCCCTAACTCAGCCTTTTTCTCTTTAAAAATGATGATGTCGATGTCTGAAAACTTATCGAAATAACCTCTTGCGATTCCACCTAAGAATACGATTCCAACAACTCCTTTCCGTTTTAACTTCGACGCAAATTCTTCGGCGACAGATATCGCTTCTGCAAGCTTTTCCGCTTT
This genomic interval carries:
- a CDS encoding nucleotidyltransferase domain-containing protein, which produces MSVAVLLERLKSRGEALFREVLDEASEREVTLLLFGSRARGDYNILSDYDLLAIHRGTPLEGRGLIVNVFNVDVRELDEEVYRSPLVFSAVMTGHVILDNLNIKWRLSELRRRLTRDGGRVERDKIILPKRVVGS
- a CDS encoding HEPN domain-containing protein, with protein sequence MARSVGFRWLNKAEENLKLARLALEHGFYALSCFHSQQAAELAFKALLIGLAGVHLITHSLTRLASEARALVNLNLPEEDKLMRLEDHYVQARYPNARVSSYTLREAEEAYRTAEVVFNECSRAFREAEV
- a CDS encoding nucleotidyltransferase domain-containing protein — protein: MGFEELKAEKLAEAISVAEEFASKLKRKGVVGIVFLGGIARGYFDKFSDIDIIIFKEKKAELGMRREDEIEFKGFKIDYEITNYEDKLKSEWDIVERWAFSKAKVFYDPQGKIKALIDMKVRLKEEERRWMIIEGMTQSEWYCNYCSESWIYRNDVLSAHRSINLALEYLMKALFGLNNQLLPSEKWLMYLAQRLKWLPQNFNEKLKEIILIREFSIKELQRRRNALNYLWKQMLPRAEKEVGMRFDEFKRLV